TCGTTTTTCTGTGGTTGTACGTCGCCTGGCGACAACAGATGAGCTTATCAAGACAGCAGGCGTGGCTGGCTACACACAGTCTGTTCTTGTGCCCGAGCTGGCTGTCCTAATGGTCAAGGATGACATGAAAGTCAACGACGAAGAGGCCCGTCGGATTATGAGGGAGAGTATGGACATTGGCGATAGAGTCAATCCAGACCTCAACGTTGTCCCGATGCCGGAAGATGTCGAATTATGATTGTGAGTTTACTTGGCTCCATTATACACCATGGGCGCTATGTTATTTCATTTACTTTCTGGCTATGGCTTGTGTTTCATCTCTTTTTGCCTCCCCATTCCAAGGGTCATGCAGTTTTGTCATCCTGAGCGATTGTATATTGATAGCCATTATGATACCACTCATGCTTTGTGTTATGTTTTCTTGAATGTCACTCATGTCCATTTTCAATTGAACGCTCAGTTAGCGCATGGTAATCGTAATTCGCGGGATATCCCGAGTAACTCGCAGATGCTGTAGATCGAGAATATCAACCTTGACCCAAAGAGGCTACTTGATGGCGGGCTGGCCCGTGAGGGGCAGATTTGTCAGCCGATAAGGTGATTTGTTCGGTCAATGATACAATGCGGAGAAGCATTCTGCGCAAGATTGAAACTTTCACTCTTCCATCACTCACGCATAAGATGAAGGAGAAAGACATGCGACATTCAGAGACTACACCTCTGCTGGAGGTCAATGTCGCTCCTCCGCGGCATAGATATCCGCATCATGCTCTTCGTCGAGCGTGTACAATGTGCCTTGCAGCCCTACTTTCTGTGGCGACGCTTCTATTCTTACTTCCCACCAGCATTCTGCCTCGAGAGGGCGGCTCCATTTGGTCCTATCTCCCTGGTGCCAATCCAATCCCCCACAAAGCGTGGCCGGAGAGCTACGGTCTGCCTTATGAGCAGCTCCAGCAGATCCTCCTCAACGTGCCTTCCGCAGCCAAGGCCCGAGAGTGGAGCCAATACTATACCGCAGGACCACACTTGGGAGGAAAGAACCTGTCTCAGGCGCTCTGGACTTTGGAAAAATGGAAGGAATTCGGTGTTGAGGATACCGGGCTCGCGACGTATGACATTTACATCAACTACCCGCTCGAACACCGTCTGGCTCTTTTGAAGAAGTCCGGTGATAAGACTGAAGTGACCTTTGAAGCTACCTTGGAGGAGGATGTCCTTGAAGAGGATCCTACTTCCGGCCTGCCAGACCGTGTCCCAGTGTTCCATGGTTACTCTGCCAGCGGCAATGTGACCGCACAGTATGTGTATGTCAACTTTGGCACGTACAAGGACTTTGAGGACCTCGTCAATGCCAACATTACTTTGAAGGGTAAAATCGCCATCGCCAAATACGGTGGAATCTTCCGTGGTTTGAAGGTGAAGCGTGCACAGGAGCTAGGAATGGTCGGCGTAGTTATCTACAGTGATCCGCAGGAAGATGGTGAGATTACCGAGGAGAATGGCTATGAAGCCTATCCTAATGGACCAGCACGGAACCCCAGTGCTATCCAGAGAGGTAGCACTCAATTCCTCAGTAAGGCCTTTATTCCCAAGTAATGGCATTGCAAAGCTAACCCGAACAAGGCATCCTTCCTGGTGACCCCACAACCCCGGGATACGCATCGAAGCCTGGATGCGAACGACAAGATCCGCACAACTCCATCCCTTCAATCCCATCTCTCCCAATCTCGTACAAGGAGGTTCTGCCATTCTTGAAGGCGCTTAATGGCCACGGCCCCAAAGCGTCGGACTTTAACGAATTTTGGCAGGGAGGCGGCCTCGGCTACAAGGGTGTGGAGTACAACATCGGACCTTCTCCCGAGGATGTGGTGATTAATCTCCATAACCTCCAGGAGTATGTGACAACCCCACTATGGAATGTCATCGGTACCATCAAGGGCCACATCTCCGATGAGGTTGTTGTCCTCGGTAACCACCGTGACGCGTGGATTGCCGGTGGCGCAGGAGATCCTAACAGTGGATCCGCTGCCCTGAACGAAGTCGTTCGCAGCTTCGGCGAGGCTCTTAAGGCAGGATGGAGGCCATTGCGCACTGTTGTCTTTGCCAGCTGGGACGGCGAAGAGTATGGTCTTCTTGGCTCGACCGAGTGGGTGGAAGAATACCTCCCATGGCTTTCCAAGACCAATATCGCCTATCTGAATGTCGATGTGGCTGCTGCTGGCACCCATTTCGAACCCCGGGCCAGTCCCCTTCTAAACAAGGTTATCAACGACGTCACCGCTCTGGTCCAGTCCCCCAACCAGACCGTGCGGGGCCAGACAATCCGCGATGTCTGGGATGGTAAGATCTCGACCATGGGCAGCGGCAGTGACTTCACTGCCTTCCAAGATTTCGCCGGTGTGGCCAGTCTCGACTTCGGCTTTGGTCGTAGTAAGAACGACCCGGTTTACCACTACCACTCAAACTATGACAGCTTCGCATGGATGGAGAAGTACGGCGATAAAGACTTCCTCTATCACCAAGCTTGCGCAAAACTCTGGGCTCTGGCAGCAGCACAATTGGTGGAGTCTCCCCTTCTTGCGCTTAATGCCACCGACTATTCTCTTGGCCTTGGGTCCTACCTGGACCATATCAAGCCCGCGGCGGACAACCTCCCAGAGAAGATCCACTTCGACTTCGCCCCTCTAGATAGAGCCATTTTTGAGTTCCAGGAATCCGCCAAGGCTTTTGATGCCCATGCTGCCGACCTGGAGTCTCAGCTTGGTGATGACGTGCCTTGGTACCAATGGTGGAAGAAGGTGAGACTGTTGTTCCAGATCCGCGTTACCAACGCGAAGTACAAGGGCATCGAACGGGCTTTCTTGTACCAGCCTGGTCTGGATGGCCGTGAATGGTTCAAGCATGTCGTCTTTGCCCCTGGTATTTGGACTGGTTACTCGGGAGCCACCTACCCCGGACTAGTAGAGAGCCTTGAAGCTGGAGACGTGGAGAATGCCGAGGTATGTGTTTCTTTACGAACTGTTTTTGCTTTGGGCATAATTACTAACTCGCATATTTCTAGAAATGGAGCTCCATTATCCAGGAACGAATTGGTGCCGCGACCAAGTTGCTGCTCTAAATGGCTGGCTGGTAAGCCGACCATCTTCCTTCGGTATGAAAGAGCTTTGGATATTTAGCCTAGTGGGGCTTAGAAACTCACAGGTACATCAATGTGAACAAATTCCACTAGTGAATCAGGGCCGTGTAAACAGTGTCAAACCAATTATCTTGTTCCCAGCATTAATTAATGCGAGCGCATTTACCCCAGACTTCGTCATCTGACTAATCAATTGCATGACCGAGCTTCATCTGCGCACCTTGCATATCTCCTGATCTCACCTTTTTCCTCTTGCCATATCATCCGCTAAATCCttcaaaaaagaagaaacaacCCTTCTCAAATCTACAAAATGGTATGTCTTCCACCACGACTCCAATCCATTCCAAACCACTCACCCCAATCAAACATACC
The nucleotide sequence above comes from Penicillium digitatum chromosome 1, complete sequence. Encoded proteins:
- a CDS encoding Glutamate carboxypeptidase, putative, with amino-acid sequence MRRSILRKIETFTLPSLTHKMKEKDMRHSETTPLLEVNVAPPRHRYPHHALRRACTMCLAALLSVATLLFLLPTSILPREGGSIWSYLPGANPIPHKAWPESYGLPYEQLQQILLNVPSAAKAREWSQYYTAGPHLGGKNLSQALWTLEKWKEFGVEDTGLATYDIYINYPLEHRLALLKKSGDKTEVTFEATLEEDVLEEDPTSGLPDRVPVFHGYSASGNVTAQYVYVNFGTYKDFEDLVNANITLKGKIAIAKYGGIFRGLKVKRAQELGMVGVVIYSDPQEDGEITEENGYEAYPNGPARNPSAIQRGSTQFLSILPGDPTTPGYASKPGCERQDPHNSIPSIPSLPISYKEVLPFLKALNGHGPKASDFNEFWQGGGLGYKGVEYNIGPSPEDVVINLHNLQEYVTTPLWNVIGTIKGHISDEVVVLGNHRDAWIAGGAGDPNSGSAALNEVVRSFGEALKAGWRPLRTVVFASWDGEEYGLLGSTEWVEEYLPWLSKTNIAYLNVDVAAAGTHFEPRASPLLNKVINDVTALVQSPNQTVRGQTIRDVWDGKISTMGSGSDFTAFQDFAGVASLDFGFGRSKNDPVYHYHSNYDSFAWMEKYGDKDFLYHQACAKLWALAAAQLVESPLLALNATDYSLGLGSYLDHIKPAADNLPEKIHFDFAPLDRAIFEFQESAKAFDAHAADLESQLGDDVPWYQWWKKVRLLFQIRVTNAKYKGIERAFLYQPGLDGREWFKHVVFAPGIWTGYSGATYPGLVESLEAGDVENAEKWSSIIQERIGAATKLLL